A single genomic interval of Lacrimispora sphenoides JCM 1415 harbors:
- a CDS encoding C39 family peptidase produces MNNTTIEKVNVLNTIQYILFQTLFLTVIPLMASSSFNQPILGGSGTEVVSDYYQNEGLEEAAADFPQEGRYDLMLDSVCGPLTHYNQNDARWGGFLYGGKDSLATYGCGPTVMAMIVTSLTGNQVLPPDMAAWAAANKSWAPGQGSYHRLILDSALAYGLNAEPVKDYTVQGLENALNSGHVIVALMKKGHFTQNGHFIILTHFTEEGLIKIADANQYDNCQLDWDPSLILKELNYHASNGGPLWMIGPPN; encoded by the coding sequence ATGAATAATACTACTATAGAAAAGGTGAATGTGTTGAATACCATCCAATATATCCTGTTTCAAACTCTGTTTCTGACTGTAATTCCTCTTATGGCCTCCTCTTCCTTCAATCAGCCGATCCTGGGAGGAAGTGGAACTGAGGTTGTTTCAGATTATTATCAAAATGAAGGCCTTGAAGAGGCCGCAGCTGATTTTCCTCAAGAGGGAAGATATGACCTCATGCTGGACAGCGTTTGCGGCCCTCTTACCCACTATAACCAGAATGATGCAAGGTGGGGCGGCTTTCTATATGGAGGAAAGGATTCTCTTGCCACCTATGGCTGTGGCCCTACTGTTATGGCTATGATTGTCACAAGCCTTACCGGTAATCAGGTTCTTCCACCTGATATGGCTGCCTGGGCTGCAGCAAATAAATCCTGGGCGCCCGGTCAGGGTTCTTATCACCGTCTGATTTTAGACAGCGCCCTGGCTTATGGCCTGAATGCCGAACCAGTTAAGGATTATACGGTCCAGGGGCTGGAAAATGCATTAAATTCCGGACATGTGATTGTAGCCCTTATGAAAAAGGGGCATTTTACCCAGAATGGGCATTTTATTATCCTTACCCACTTTACGGAAGAGGGTCTGATAAAAATTGCTGATGCCAATCAATACGATAATTGTCAATTAGACTGGGATCCCTCTCTTATATTGAAGGAATTAAACTATCATGCTTCAAATGGAGGGCCTCTTTGGATGATCGGCCCTCCAAATTAA
- the fliS gene encoding flagellar export chaperone FliS yields MAVQNMNAYGYQNYKAQAVNTMTPGEMLGLLYDELLKRLTKAELALEKEDYTLFDQSMQRSVEIVNYLKNTLNHKYEISSELKRLYDFFLYEFSRISAGRNPKVIAEVRPLIVELRDAFKEAQKLSS; encoded by the coding sequence ATGGCGGTGCAGAATATGAATGCCTATGGTTATCAGAATTACAAAGCTCAGGCGGTGAATACCATGACTCCTGGTGAGATGCTTGGACTCCTGTATGATGAATTGTTAAAACGTCTGACTAAAGCGGAGCTTGCCCTGGAGAAAGAAGATTACACTCTATTTGACCAGTCCATGCAGCGATCCGTTGAAATTGTCAATTATTTAAAAAATACGCTGAATCATAAATATGAAATAAGCTCCGAGTTAAAACGGCTGTATGATTTCTTTCTTTATGAGTTCAGCCGGATTAGTGCAGGAAGAAATCCAAAGGTGATTGCAGAAGTCAGACCCTTGATTGTTGAATTGAGAGATGCCTTTAAAGAAGCGCAGAAGTTAAGCAGTTAA
- the fliD gene encoding flagellar filament capping protein FliD produces MASVYNNVTSNSLSSSVRGYGGLASGLDRDSLIEGMTAATRAKIAKQQKSKQTLLWKQDAYRSISSKLVEFSKKYTSYTNPATNLSSPSFWAQSNVTAVGTNSKYVQVTGSSSTANSVSILGVEQLAKKASTVSGGAVSDGVLETGKIDLDEMKTVNTLEGQYLTFQVGNKTYSVSFKSGTDKAGKPYDYSNGDNTVESINRALAEVSIGEGRTLADVLNASGEVDPADGSFTLNFKSDDPAGNEVRLAGGSKGALEAIGINSGEELVELGKQGKTVIDASGMSTDLKDNQTIFKDLSFEDRINGKSMSFTYNGVTKSITLESKGNLNDMAKDIQEKLEKEFGTGRIHVEATAANNGKLEFYTVKPGGDPDDPDYLNNYLDSSSDLAIAYADAGVTGKDGALKVVNGESNRLNLNVAIGESGLISSSAVPADDTPLNIVINGHKIEGLTNKSTLNEIMKKINDSDAGVTMSYMRNADKFSIVSKGEGASGTIEFNIEGTDNAKLFGAMANQGPVYGQDAIVYVKYDDSSAPVKLTRGSNTFDLDGLNVTVNGTFNTTGADNRDEAVTFNAKTDSDKIAKAVSDMIKDYNDIIKMVNEQVSTKPNRQYEPLTDEQKAGMTEKQIEQWEAKAKEGLLFNDSDLRGLTDSMRFIFEGGSEKKALLESYGISTSSNYEDNGSLVFDEVKFRAALEKSGDDLQKLFTQGEDTLTGDKGGLMTRLTGITEKYAATTGATKGILVEKAGSIYAPTSILSNSLKKSMDSIDSTIVRLQSQLKTETDRYIKQFTSLETLISQMNSQSSWLQGAFGG; encoded by the coding sequence ATGGCATCAGTATACAATAATGTGACTAGTAATAGTTTATCTTCTTCTGTCCGTGGTTATGGCGGCCTTGCCAGCGGCTTAGACCGGGATAGTCTGATTGAAGGTATGACCGCCGCCACAAGAGCGAAGATTGCGAAGCAGCAAAAGAGCAAACAGACCCTGCTGTGGAAACAGGACGCTTACCGCTCCATCAGTTCCAAGCTGGTTGAGTTTTCAAAAAAATATACTTCATATACAAATCCCGCCACTAATCTTTCAAGCCCTAGCTTTTGGGCACAGAGCAATGTTACGGCAGTAGGGACAAACAGCAAGTACGTCCAGGTAACAGGAAGTTCGTCTACTGCAAATTCCGTATCCATTTTAGGAGTGGAGCAGCTAGCTAAAAAGGCCTCTACAGTTTCCGGTGGAGCTGTTTCTGATGGAGTGTTAGAGACAGGAAAGATTGATTTGGATGAGATGAAAACAGTCAATACTTTGGAAGGTCAGTACTTAACCTTTCAGGTTGGTAATAAAACTTATAGTGTTTCATTTAAAAGCGGTACAGATAAGGCTGGCAAGCCGTACGATTATTCCAATGGAGACAATACAGTAGAATCCATCAACAGAGCCTTGGCAGAGGTTTCCATAGGAGAGGGCAGGACTTTGGCAGATGTTCTGAATGCAAGCGGTGAAGTAGACCCTGCAGATGGTTCCTTTACGCTTAATTTTAAATCCGATGATCCAGCAGGTAATGAAGTTCGCCTTGCAGGTGGAAGCAAGGGAGCATTGGAAGCTATTGGCATAAATAGCGGTGAAGAGCTTGTTGAGTTGGGAAAACAGGGTAAGACAGTCATAGATGCTTCAGGAATGTCGACGGATTTAAAAGATAATCAGACTATTTTTAAGGATCTGTCATTTGAAGACAGGATCAATGGGAAAAGTATGAGCTTTACATATAATGGGGTAACAAAATCCATAACGCTAGAGTCCAAAGGCAATTTAAATGATATGGCCAAAGATATCCAGGAAAAGTTGGAAAAAGAATTTGGAACAGGAAGAATTCATGTGGAAGCGACTGCGGCCAACAATGGAAAGCTGGAATTTTATACCGTAAAGCCTGGCGGAGATCCCGATGATCCCGATTATCTTAATAATTATCTGGATTCATCATCTGACTTGGCAATTGCCTATGCTGATGCTGGAGTAACAGGAAAGGATGGAGCCTTAAAAGTAGTAAATGGAGAATCAAATCGTCTGAATTTAAATGTAGCGATTGGAGAATCTGGATTAATTTCTTCAAGTGCTGTGCCAGCTGATGATACTCCTTTAAATATTGTAATCAATGGACACAAGATTGAAGGGCTTACTAACAAAAGTACCTTAAATGAAATCATGAAAAAAATTAATGATTCCGATGCCGGTGTGACGATGAGTTATATGAGAAATGCCGACAAATTTTCCATTGTATCGAAGGGAGAAGGGGCATCCGGAACAATCGAGTTTAATATTGAAGGTACGGATAATGCGAAGCTTTTTGGAGCTATGGCAAATCAGGGTCCTGTTTATGGTCAGGATGCCATCGTGTACGTTAAATATGATGATTCATCGGCTCCAGTCAAACTGACCAGAGGAAGCAACACATTTGATCTGGATGGGTTAAATGTCACAGTAAACGGGACCTTTAATACAACAGGCGCAGACAACCGTGACGAGGCTGTTACCTTTAATGCAAAAACAGATTCCGATAAAATAGCAAAAGCCGTTTCCGATATGATCAAAGACTACAATGATATCATCAAAATGGTCAATGAACAGGTTTCCACAAAACCGAACCGTCAATATGAGCCTTTGACAGATGAACAAAAAGCGGGAATGACGGAAAAGCAGATAGAACAGTGGGAAGCAAAGGCTAAGGAAGGATTGTTGTTCAATGATTCTGACTTAAGAGGTCTGACTGACAGTATGCGCTTTATCTTTGAAGGCGGTTCTGAGAAGAAAGCCCTTTTAGAGTCCTATGGAATTTCAACAAGCAGCAATTATGAGGATAACGGATCGCTTGTATTTGATGAGGTAAAATTCCGTGCAGCCCTTGAGAAATCTGGAGATGACTTGCAGAAGCTATTCACTCAGGGCGAAGATACTCTTACAGGAGATAAGGGCGGCCTTATGACTCGTTTAACCGGGATTACGGAAAAATATGCTGCCACAACAGGTGCGACAAAAGGAATCCTGGTTGAAAAAGCAGGTTCTATTTATGCACCAACCAGTATTCTTTCCAATTCTCTTAAGAAATCAATGGATTCAATCGATAGTACTATTGTGCGCCTCCAGTCCCAGCTTAAGACGGAGACAGATCGGTATATCAAGCAGTTTACTTCTTTGGAGACATTGATTTCCCAAATGAACTCTCAGAGTAGCTGGCTGCAAGGCGCATTCGGTGGTTAA
- a CDS encoding ParA family protein: MSTVIAITNQKGGVGKTTTSCALACGLAMNNKRVLAVDLDPQGNLGFSLGLQIESGATIYEVLKGTASLQEAIQSTKRCDVIASNILLSGAELEFTGKQRECILKNILSTVAGYYDYIIIDTPPALNILTVNAYAAADYLIIPMVPEILSLLGVSQIKDTINTVRSSVNPDLVVLGILLNKYNPRTLLSKEVKEMAQKIALQINSTVFNTHIRSSVCVAEAPAQGENLLDYAPRSNPAQDYKELISEVLELIKQRKK; this comes from the coding sequence TTGTCAACAGTCATTGCAATTACAAATCAAAAAGGCGGCGTAGGCAAAACAACCACTTCCTGTGCTCTTGCCTGCGGTCTTGCCATGAATAATAAAAGAGTTTTGGCGGTGGATCTTGACCCTCAGGGCAACTTAGGCTTCAGCCTTGGACTACAGATCGAATCCGGCGCAACCATTTACGAAGTTTTAAAAGGGACCGCTTCCCTGCAGGAGGCCATCCAGTCTACAAAGCGCTGCGATGTAATCGCCTCCAATATCCTGTTAAGCGGAGCTGAACTGGAGTTTACTGGAAAACAGCGGGAATGTATTCTTAAAAATATTCTCTCTACTGTAGCCGGATATTACGATTACATCATTATCGATACTCCTCCTGCATTAAATATTCTTACTGTTAATGCTTATGCGGCTGCTGACTATCTGATCATCCCCATGGTTCCTGAAATTCTAAGCCTTTTGGGTGTCTCCCAGATTAAAGATACCATCAACACCGTCCGTTCCTCCGTCAATCCGGATCTGGTGGTCCTTGGAATATTGCTTAACAAATATAATCCCAGAACTCTCCTTTCCAAAGAAGTAAAGGAAATGGCTCAGAAAATCGCACTACAGATCAACTCTACGGTATTTAATACCCATATTCGATCCAGTGTCTGCGTGGCGGAAGCCCCTGCCCAGGGAGAAAATCTTCTGGATTATGCTCCAAGATCCAATCCGGCCCAGGACTACAAGGAATTGATTTCCGAGGTTCTGGAATTGATTAAACAACGTAAAAAATAA
- a CDS encoding late competence development ComFB family protein: MARKSSKTAHVMNLLAGEEAESSKEEAARENLAARQTSDSTEKIRELTDSNQPTSPPTPISIIDMSSSAPDPVAELIREQLEEAEGMEDAPEPETPSLEQETEPDVPEISIPSFQYLNVMEHIVKNAVSEYMNKFDVCNCDRCTADVTALALSHLPPKYIVAENSTASPLLNFYSTRFSQQVVVELTKACSAVKENPHH; this comes from the coding sequence ATGGCCAGAAAAAGCAGTAAAACAGCTCATGTAATGAATCTGTTAGCAGGAGAAGAGGCTGAATCCTCTAAAGAAGAGGCTGCCAGAGAAAATCTTGCAGCCCGGCAAACCTCCGATTCTACGGAAAAAATCAGGGAACTTACGGATTCAAATCAGCCGACTTCTCCTCCAACTCCTATTTCCATTATAGACATGTCTTCTTCAGCCCCGGACCCGGTGGCAGAATTGATCAGGGAACAGTTAGAGGAGGCAGAAGGGATGGAAGATGCTCCTGAACCGGAGACTCCTTCCCTTGAACAGGAAACAGAACCTGATGTTCCGGAAATATCGATTCCATCATTTCAATATCTGAATGTTATGGAACACATCGTAAAGAATGCGGTATCAGAATACATGAATAAATTCGATGTTTGCAACTGTGACCGGTGCACTGCAGATGTCACGGCCCTGGCACTGTCCCATCTGCCTCCCAAATACATAGTCGCAGAGAATTCCACCGCATCTCCTCTTTTAAACTTTTATTCCACCCGATTTTCTCAGCAAGTAGTTGTAGAATTGACCAAAGCCTGTTCTGCTGTAAAAGAAAACCCACACCATTAG
- a CDS encoding EAL and HDOD domain-containing protein: MDRYVTRQPIKALKEDRIIGYEVLFQKDYDALYNSTDVAAADTIAGFLMQNTERIFQDKLTFVTFTPSLLFRNMPKIFDKEKLIIQIEDHVMIHPLSPAIIKRYRTEGYIFAINDFQFSPKYFTMLDYVTYIKVDISNKHEGRERVSLNNLINTMKGFDKKCIATGVNTKEDYELAMEVGADYAEGSYVAEAMAKKVKRMEFLEGNFFQLVVEVSKDEPDIEQIETVISHDAALSYALLKIVNSAYFALRRRVSSIRQALVTMGISQLKQWVYLLSFNNDFESDESREAMLKLSFLRANYAMVLSDHIKDLPIIRSEVYMMGMFSTLQYMIDAPLEEILEEVPVAQEIKDALLKQEGICGSLYKLILSYENADWKAVKSLSNELGIPSSLLAQTYMDCVETVNEIWEGVVSNVDRETENIIKEAHT; the protein is encoded by the coding sequence ATGGATAGATATGTCACCCGGCAGCCTATTAAGGCACTTAAGGAGGACAGGATCATTGGCTACGAGGTGCTGTTTCAAAAGGATTATGACGCCCTCTATAATAGTACCGATGTGGCGGCGGCAGATACCATAGCAGGTTTTCTTATGCAGAACACGGAAAGGATTTTCCAGGATAAACTTACATTTGTAACATTTACTCCTTCTTTATTGTTCCGGAATATGCCGAAAATTTTTGATAAGGAAAAATTAATTATTCAAATTGAAGATCATGTGATGATCCATCCCTTATCGCCCGCTATCATCAAAAGATACCGCACGGAAGGTTATATATTTGCAATCAATGATTTCCAGTTTTCTCCCAAGTATTTTACCATGCTGGATTATGTTACCTACATAAAAGTGGATATCAGCAATAAGCACGAAGGAAGAGAACGGGTTTCCTTAAATAATCTTATCAACACCATGAAAGGCTTTGATAAGAAATGTATCGCAACCGGTGTTAATACCAAAGAGGATTATGAGCTTGCCATGGAAGTCGGCGCCGACTATGCAGAAGGCAGTTATGTCGCGGAAGCTATGGCAAAGAAAGTAAAACGAATGGAATTCCTGGAAGGGAACTTCTTCCAGCTTGTTGTGGAAGTATCGAAAGATGAACCGGATATTGAACAGATCGAAACGGTTATAAGCCATGACGCGGCATTAAGTTACGCTCTACTTAAAATTGTAAATTCTGCTTATTTTGCTCTGCGCAGACGAGTGTCTTCCATCCGCCAGGCTCTGGTTACCATGGGAATCAGTCAGTTAAAGCAATGGGTATACCTTTTAAGCTTTAACAATGATTTTGAAAGTGATGAGTCCCGTGAGGCCATGCTGAAGCTGTCCTTTCTTCGGGCTAATTATGCTATGGTCCTTTCTGACCACATCAAGGACCTGCCCATTATCCGATCAGAGGTTTATATGATGGGAATGTTCTCGACCTTGCAGTACATGATTGATGCGCCATTGGAAGAAATTCTTGAAGAAGTACCTGTGGCCCAGGAGATCAAGGATGCGCTGCTTAAGCAGGAAGGAATATGCGGATCGCTTTATAAACTCATTCTTAGCTATGAAAATGCAGACTGGAAAGCTGTAAAATCTCTATCAAATGAATTAGGTATCCCTTCTTCTCTTCTGGCACAAACCTACATGGATTGTGTAGAAACGGTAAATGAGATATGGGAAGGGGTTGTAAGCAACGTAGACCGGGAAACAGAGAACATAATAAAAGAAGCCCACACCTAA
- a CDS encoding chemotaxis protein: MAETEILLESGTNEIEIMEFTIYGELYGINVAKVREIMMSDKVKPIPHAHPSVEGIFKPRDILLTVIDLPHYLTGSKTEQQPKDLFIITNFNKLHIAFRVHSVVGISRISWKDIQKPDNTISRGEEGVATGIAQCGKDLVTILDFEKIVAEIAPETGIQLNEINKFEDREKDGSPILIAEDSILLTRMIEASLRKAGYHNLTFKNNGQEAWDYLNQIRDDSDFANKLSLIITDIEMPEMDGHHLTKLVKDDKALQHIPIVIFSSMINQELMIKGKKLGADEQLSKPEIGHLVEVIDHLLQRR, from the coding sequence ATGGCAGAAACAGAGATTTTGTTAGAGTCAGGTACCAATGAGATCGAAATAATGGAATTTACCATTTATGGTGAATTGTATGGCATCAACGTGGCAAAAGTACGTGAAATCATGATGTCAGATAAAGTAAAGCCCATTCCCCATGCTCACCCTTCTGTGGAGGGAATATTCAAGCCCAGAGATATCCTTCTCACTGTAATTGACCTTCCCCACTATCTGACAGGAAGCAAAACAGAACAGCAGCCAAAAGATTTATTCATTATTACTAACTTTAATAAGCTGCATATTGCGTTCCGGGTTCACAGCGTAGTGGGAATAAGCCGCATTTCATGGAAGGATATACAGAAGCCGGACAATACCATCAGCCGGGGGGAGGAAGGAGTGGCGACAGGCATTGCCCAGTGCGGAAAGGATTTGGTTACAATCCTGGATTTCGAAAAAATCGTAGCGGAAATTGCTCCGGAAACAGGGATTCAGTTGAATGAGATTAACAAATTTGAAGACAGGGAAAAAGATGGAAGCCCCATTCTGATTGCAGAAGATTCCATATTGTTAACCAGGATGATAGAAGCTTCGCTTAGGAAGGCAGGCTACCATAACCTGACTTTTAAAAACAACGGACAGGAAGCATGGGACTACTTAAATCAGATTCGGGATGATTCGGACTTTGCTAATAAATTAAGCCTGATTATTACAGATATCGAAATGCCGGAAATGGATGGTCACCATCTGACAAAGCTGGTGAAGGACGATAAAGCGTTACAACACATTCCGATTGTTATTTTTTCATCAATGATCAATCAGGAATTAATGATCAAAGGAAAGAAGCTGGGCGCAGATGAGCAGTTGTCCAAACCGGAAATCGGACATCTGGTGGAAGTGATTGACCATTTGCTTCAAAGGAGGTAA
- a CDS encoding chemotaxis protein CheD, with amino-acid sequence MDKNLTVGIADMKFARQEGILITYALGSCIGISLYDPMIKLGALVHIMLPEVFGSGDGNIFKYADTGLAETLRKIEIMGARKPRLIAKIAGGAKMFELQGNSTLGNIGARNIISVKQILRSEGIRLVAEDVGENYARTMTFDVSTGGVRIRTYGRAEIDL; translated from the coding sequence ATGGATAAAAATCTGACGGTTGGAATCGCAGACATGAAGTTTGCCAGGCAGGAGGGAATTTTAATTACCTATGCCCTTGGTTCCTGCATTGGGATTAGTTTGTATGACCCAATGATTAAGCTGGGAGCTTTGGTACATATAATGCTTCCGGAGGTATTCGGTTCAGGTGATGGGAATATATTTAAGTACGCAGATACCGGACTGGCTGAAACGCTGCGCAAGATAGAGATCATGGGAGCGAGAAAGCCCAGATTGATTGCTAAGATTGCCGGAGGAGCCAAGATGTTTGAATTACAGGGAAACAGTACTCTTGGTAATATCGGCGCCCGTAATATTATCAGCGTGAAACAGATTCTTCGCTCAGAGGGGATCCGTCTTGTGGCTGAGGATGTGGGAGAAAACTACGCACGGACCATGACCTTTGATGTCAGTACGGGAGGAGTCAGAATAAGGACTTACGGTAGAGCGGAAATTGATTTGTAA
- a CDS encoding chemotaxis protein CheC: MKITRYDEMSGLGLDLIREIGSIGTGNSATALSSMLGKTVRMTLPDVQILDYNDAIKFLGDPEEIVAAILVKMSGEINGLMLFVLKLDFINQVLSSLMQEEIEDYYQLNVLETSALEEVGNIIISSYVNAISSLSDVSISLSVPDTAINMLGGILSVPMVEFGYQTDKMMMISGQFIIGGKVLHSDLLMMPEIQSLNFLMEKLGIING, encoded by the coding sequence ATGAAGATAACACGTTACGATGAAATGAGCGGATTAGGGCTTGACTTAATCCGGGAGATAGGCAGCATAGGCACAGGCAATTCCGCTACTGCACTTTCCTCCATGCTGGGAAAGACCGTGCGCATGACTCTTCCGGATGTACAGATTCTCGATTATAACGATGCCATTAAATTCTTGGGAGACCCGGAAGAAATTGTGGCGGCTATATTGGTTAAGATGTCTGGAGAAATCAACGGACTAATGCTGTTTGTCCTGAAGCTGGATTTTATCAACCAGGTCTTATCCAGTCTTATGCAGGAGGAAATTGAAGACTATTACCAGTTAAATGTTTTGGAAACCTCAGCACTTGAAGAGGTGGGAAATATTATCATATCTTCTTACGTCAATGCCATTTCCTCCCTCAGTGACGTCTCCATTAGTTTGTCTGTTCCTGATACAGCGATCAATATGCTGGGCGGAATATTAAGCGTGCCAATGGTGGAGTTTGGCTATCAGACGGATAAAATGATGATGATCAGCGGTCAGTTTATCATAGGGGGCAAGGTGCTCCATAGTGATCTACTTATGATGCCGGAGATTCAATCATTGAACTTTTTAATGGAAAAGCTGGGGATAATCAATGGATAA
- a CDS encoding flagellar hook-basal body protein, translated as MNQSFYIGALGALNQQTKLNVVSNNIANVNTTGFKPQYSVFSDLIYAQTRSSQGGSAAQTGSGTRVDLLKSDMTAMPYKETGLENDHAIEGEGFFMLKDPVTGAITYSRDGHFQLSMMGDNYYLVNSSGKRVLNMDQQEITYPVKPAVYPGSEEEIEEEEEELEEDEHDPKAIGVYTFARRDGISDIGNNEYTVTDKNGAPILLENAKVIKGAEEVSGTDFAQEMTRMMEAQRAYSYSLKMVQTSDEIETTINTLRQS; from the coding sequence ATGAACCAGTCTTTTTATATTGGAGCTTTGGGAGCTTTAAATCAGCAGACAAAGCTTAATGTGGTATCCAATAATATTGCTAATGTAAATACAACAGGCTTTAAACCTCAATACAGTGTGTTTTCAGATCTGATATATGCCCAGACAAGGAGTTCTCAGGGCGGCAGTGCGGCGCAGACAGGCAGCGGAACCAGGGTAGACCTTTTAAAGTCCGATATGACTGCTATGCCTTATAAGGAAACGGGACTTGAGAACGACCACGCCATAGAGGGAGAAGGCTTTTTCATGTTAAAAGACCCGGTTACAGGGGCCATTACCTATTCCAGGGACGGACACTTTCAGCTTTCCATGATGGGAGACAATTATTATCTGGTTAATTCTTCAGGAAAGAGAGTTTTAAACATGGACCAGCAAGAAATCACCTATCCTGTCAAGCCGGCTGTTTATCCCGGATCAGAAGAGGAAATTGAGGAAGAGGAAGAAGAGCTGGAAGAAGATGAGCATGATCCAAAAGCCATAGGTGTTTATACCTTTGCAAGAAGAGACGGAATTTCCGATATAGGAAATAATGAATACACGGTAACAGATAAAAACGGAGCTCCCATTCTGCTTGAAAATGCAAAAGTGATAAAAGGTGCCGAGGAGGTGTCAGGCACGGATTTTGCCCAGGAAATGACAAGAATGATGGAGGCCCAGAGAGCTTATTCTTACTCTCTAAAAATGGTGCAGACTTCTGATGAGATTGAAACAACCATAAATACACTTCGGCAAAGTTGA
- a CDS encoding flagellar hook-basal body protein, with the protein MFQGFYNLASGMLYQTRNLNVIGNNMVNSATPGFKPDRMVSTTFRDEMLYRSGNRDKSNPVQIGSVSMIRASRSTVTSHNQGAVEETGGNLDFALTKPGFFAIQDATGNQVYTRNGSFTIDEEGYLTSPSRGRVLGEDGTPIELPSDHITVDPLGNIYEMPIKGLKNGEDDGNTEEQEPVLLGKIRVVDFDDYSQLVKGDNGIFTTTAAGNGVDGGIQWKSLERSNIDPIDEMTQMITSQRATQSAAQVLRIYDQLMGKVSTEIGRV; encoded by the coding sequence ATGTTTCAAGGATTCTACAATCTGGCATCAGGAATGCTGTATCAGACCAGGAACTTAAATGTAATCGGAAATAATATGGTCAATAGTGCAACACCGGGGTTTAAGCCTGACCGCATGGTCAGCACCACGTTTCGGGATGAAATGCTTTACCGGAGCGGAAATCGTGACAAAAGCAATCCTGTTCAGATTGGGTCCGTATCAATGATACGTGCTTCCAGGAGCACAGTGACCAGCCATAATCAGGGAGCTGTGGAGGAAACTGGAGGAAACCTGGATTTTGCTTTGACAAAACCAGGATTCTTTGCCATACAGGATGCCACAGGAAATCAGGTTTATACCAGAAACGGTTCTTTTACGATTGATGAAGAAGGATACCTTACCTCACCTTCCCGGGGCAGGGTGCTTGGGGAAGATGGAACCCCCATTGAGCTTCCTTCAGACCATATTACAGTGGATCCGTTAGGTAATATTTATGAAATGCCAATAAAAGGACTGAAAAACGGAGAGGACGACGGGAATACAGAGGAACAGGAACCAGTCCTCTTAGGAAAAATCCGTGTTGTGGACTTTGATGATTACTCCCAGCTTGTAAAGGGAGATAACGGTATCTTTACCACGACAGCAGCCGGGAATGGAGTGGATGGAGGAATCCAGTGGAAGTCACTGGAACGGTCCAATATTGACCCTATTGATGAGATGACTCAGATGATCACCAGCCAAAGGGCAACTCAAAGTGCTGCCCAGGTACTTCGGATATATGACCAGCTCATGGGCAAGGTATCCACTGAGATAGGCAGAGTATAA
- a CDS encoding FliA/WhiG family RNA polymerase sigma factor — MLVGMEQDLSQYTNEDLLIKYKRTKDIRVKHELVMRYINMVRNISLQMRDVYLSFAQVEDIVNEGVLTIMNGIEKFDPELNVKFETYISKRIRGMVIDMARKQDWIPRSVRKNAKIMDNAVVELCNRLGRFPTSQETADYMDITMEKYQETLGKTNVYSIISLDMVLEAGSEEKKSMQLPSMNEHDQPENHYLQKEFKEILVSAINDLKENEQKVISLYYMDELNMREIAQIMKVSEPRISQIHSNALQKLRLNLTNFINE; from the coding sequence GTGTTAGTCGGAATGGAACAGGATTTAAGCCAATATACCAATGAAGATTTATTAATTAAATACAAGCGAACAAAAGACATCAGGGTCAAGCATGAACTTGTGATGCGGTATATAAATATGGTCAGGAACATATCACTCCAGATGCGAGACGTATATTTAAGCTTTGCACAGGTGGAGGATATTGTCAATGAAGGCGTATTAACGATTATGAATGGAATCGAAAAGTTTGATCCGGAATTAAATGTTAAGTTTGAAACTTATATCTCCAAGCGGATTCGCGGAATGGTTATTGATATGGCGAGAAAGCAGGACTGGATTCCCAGAAGCGTAAGAAAAAATGCTAAGATCATGGACAATGCGGTCGTAGAATTGTGTAACCGTCTGGGGCGTTTTCCTACTTCACAGGAAACGGCGGATTACATGGACATCACCATGGAAAAATACCAGGAAACTTTAGGCAAGACTAATGTTTACAGCATCATTTCCCTGGACATGGTCCTGGAGGCGGGAAGTGAAGAGAAAAAGTCAATGCAGCTTCCGTCAATGAACGAACATGACCAGCCTGAGAATCATTATCTCCAGAAGGAATTTAAGGAAATTTTGGTTTCTGCCATAAATGATTTAAAAGAAAATGAACAAAAGGTTATTTCATTGTACTATATGGACGAATTAAATATGAGGGAGATTGCACAGATCATGAAAGTCAGTGAGCCAAGGATCTCCCAGATTCATTCCAATGCGCTTCAAAAGCTCAGATTGAATCTGACTAATTTCATAAATGAGTAG